A part of Aegilops tauschii subsp. strangulata cultivar AL8/78 chromosome 2, Aet v6.0, whole genome shotgun sequence genomic DNA contains:
- the LOC109733794 gene encoding uncharacterized protein, with product MASPMVATPIRLSSLRYAPPSPAPRGRFVAARVKASAEAMATEKLGVRVERNPAESRLSELGVRQWPKWGCEKSKFPWTYSAKETCYLLQGKVKVYPDGEEGFVEIAAGDLVVFPKGMSCTWDVAEAVDKHYKFE from the exons ATGGCGAGCCCAATGGTGGCGACTCCAATCCGCCTCAGCAGCCTCAGATACGCCCCTCCTTCCCCAGCACCCAGAGGACGATTCGTGGCGGCGAGGGTGAAGGCGTCGGCGGAGGCGATGGCGACGGAGAAGCTCGGCGTCAGGGTGGAGCGCAACCCGGCCGAGTCCCGCCTCTCCGAGCTCGGCGTCCGCCAGTGGCCCAA GTGGGGGTGCGAGAAGAGCAAGTTCCCGTGGACCTACTCGGCCAAGGAGACGTGCTACCTGCTGCAGGGGAAGGTGAAGGTGTACCCGGACGGCGAGGAGGGGTTCGTGGAGATCGCGGCGGGGGACCTGGTGGTGTTCCCCAAGGGGATGAGCTGCACCTGGGACGTCGCCGAGGCCGTCGACAAGCACTACAAGTTCGAGTAG
- the LOC109733791 gene encoding uncharacterized protein: protein MAARLLFSLLLILLVGSHGAFASVQETCAKAMKGSEHKNLESFCVTTLQAAPGSASADAKGLAVIATNLTLANYTAAVATIKELQRRGGWSDKQQAALATCRRRYIEALNVVHSAVHALATGRKQAYVAEMGAVRRSAIDCDDAFGGRGGDAAAKPGEAPLRKVNDDAENLTTMAMLIVITL, encoded by the coding sequence ATGGCAGCCAGGctcctcttctccctcctcctcatCCTTCTCGTTGGCTCCCACGGAGCGTTTGCCTCCGTGCAGGAGACGTGCGCGAAGGCGATGAAGGGATCGGAGCACAAGAACCTTGAGTCCTTTTGCGTGACGACGCTCCAGGCGGCGCCGGGGAGCGCCTCCGCGGACGCGAAAGGGCTGGCCGTGATCGCCACGAACCTGACGCTGGCCAACTACACGGCGGCGGTGGCCACAATCAAAGAGCTGCAACGGCGCGGGGGCTGGTCGGACAAGCAGCAGGCCGCGCTGGCCACGTGCCGCCGGCGGTACATCGAGGCGCTGAACGTGGTGCACAGCGCCGTCCACGCGCTGGCCACGGGGCGGAAGCAGGCGTACGTGGCCGAGATGGGCGCCGTCAGGAGGTCCGCCATCGACTGCGACGACGCGTTCGGCGGACGCGGTGGCGACGCCGCGGCGAAGCCGGGGGAGGCGCCTCTGCGCAAGGTGAATGACGACGCGGAAAACCTGACCACCATGGCCATGCTGATCGTGATCACGCTGTAG
- the LOC109733801 gene encoding uncharacterized protein, with the protein MDETEARQVQRRASAYSIINNELVKRSSTGVFQRCVEQDKGIEILLDIHQESLILKCEGCQRFSQRSHQPASALQTIPIAWPFAVWGLDMVGAFKTARGGMTHLLNHQDNGTNFAKGALAQYCFVSGIRLNLASVAHPQSNGQVERANGLILSGIKPRLVEPLIRLPGSWLDELPAVL; encoded by the exons ATGGACGAGACTGAAGCTCGGCAAGTGCAGCGCCGAGCATCCGcctacagcatcatcaacaacgagctcgtcaagcgCAGCTCCACCGGCGTATTCCAACGTTGCGTCGAGCAGGACAAGGGCATTGagatcctcctcgacatacaccagg AGTCGCTCATCCTCAAGTGTGAGGGATGCCAGCGCTTCAGCCAGCGCAGCCACCAGCCGGCGTCGGCACTCCAGACCATCCCGATcgcctggcccttcgcggtctggggactcgacatggtggggGCCTTCAAGACCGCCCGAGGCGGCATGACGCATTTGCTG AATCATCAGgacaacggcaccaacttcgccaagggcgcGCTCGCGCAGTACTGCTTCGTCTCCGGCATCCGCCTCAACCTGGCTTCCGTTGCACACCCGCAGTCCAACGGCCAGGTTGAGCGGGCCAACGGCCTCatcctatccggcatcaagccgCGACTCGTCGAGCCGCTCATCCGTTTGCCCGGCAGCTGGCTCGACGAGTTGCCGGCCGTCCTCTAG